One part of the Rutidosis leptorrhynchoides isolate AG116_Rl617_1_P2 chromosome 1, CSIRO_AGI_Rlap_v1, whole genome shotgun sequence genome encodes these proteins:
- the LOC139886001 gene encoding uncharacterized protein isoform X1, which produces MEGGGDDVSIEELSSNLSTYKQQLQEVRKLLKNDPGNEEYADVEKELVEVIALTEELLETARDEAGNSGVGIGASTTDISSSFHRSGVVASGGMHDGHKHPVGTKVQAVYSDDGEWYDATIEALTPNGYMVAYNGWGNKEEVDPDNVRVLEDEIVDPLVEAEKKAEATKLALKRKIAQAASADVDFQSKSLPAKLRIEPEDSEDVKAAKRKKIHAFKSKMRKEQIEVTQNKRQNAWQQFQTTKGRAKKIGFFSGRKKESIFKSPDDPFGKVGVTGSGKGLTDFQRREKHLHLKGANAENAED; this is translated from the exons ATGGAGGGAGGTGGAGATGACGTAAGCATAGAGGAGCTGTCTTCGAATCTCTCTACTTACAAACAACAGCTTCAAGAG GTCAGGAAGCTTTTGAAGAATGACCCTGGGAACGAAGAGTATGCTGATGTGGAAAAAGAACTCGTGGAG GTGATTGCTTTGACGGAAGAACTCCTGGAAACCGCGCGGGATGAAGCTGGGAATTCGGGAGTTGGAATTGGTGCAAGTACCACTGATATATcttctagttttcatcgttcaggAGTGGTG GCATCTGGCGGAATGCATGATGGTCACAAGCATCCTGTGGGTACTAAAGTTCAAGCTGTTTATAGTGACGATGGCGAGTG GTATGATGCCACAATCGAGGCACTTACCCCCAATGGATATATGGTTGCCTACAATGGGTGGGGTAATAAGGAAGAG GTGGATCCTGATAATGTTAGGGTTTTAGAAGATGAAATTGTTGATCCCTTGGTAGAAGCTGAGAAGAAAGCAGAAGCAACTAAGCTAGCTCTTAAACGTAAGATTGCTCAAGCTGCTTCAGCTGATGTGGACTTTCAGTCAAAAAGCTTACCGGCAAAACTTCGTATCGAACCAGAAGACTCTGAGGATGTG AAAGCCGCAAAGCGTAAGAAAATACATGCTTTCAAGTCTAAGATGCGAAAGGAACAAATTGAAGTAACGCAGAATAAGAGACAAAATGCGTGGCAACAATTTCAGACCACGAAAGGTCGTGCCAAGAAG ATTGGATTCTTCTCGGGTCGTAAGAAGGAAAGCATATTCAAGTCTCCTGATGACCCGTTTGGTAAGGTTGGTGTGACGGGAAGTGGTAAAGGTCTGACCGATTTCCAAAGAAGGGAAAAGCATCTGCATCTCAAGGGAGCTAATGCTGAAAATGCAGAGGATTAG
- the LOC139886001 gene encoding uncharacterized protein isoform X2: protein MNLCLQVIALTEELLETARDEAGNSGVGIGASTTDISSSFHRSGVVASGGMHDGHKHPVGTKVQAVYSDDGEWYDATIEALTPNGYMVAYNGWGNKEEVDPDNVRVLEDEIVDPLVEAEKKAEATKLALKRKIAQAASADVDFQSKSLPAKLRIEPEDSEDVKAAKRKKIHAFKSKMRKEQIEVTQNKRQNAWQQFQTTKGRAKKIGFFSGRKKESIFKSPDDPFGKVGVTGSGKGLTDFQRREKHLHLKGANAENAED from the exons ATGAACTTGTGTTTGCAGGTGATTGCTTTGACGGAAGAACTCCTGGAAACCGCGCGGGATGAAGCTGGGAATTCGGGAGTTGGAATTGGTGCAAGTACCACTGATATATcttctagttttcatcgttcaggAGTGGTG GCATCTGGCGGAATGCATGATGGTCACAAGCATCCTGTGGGTACTAAAGTTCAAGCTGTTTATAGTGACGATGGCGAGTG GTATGATGCCACAATCGAGGCACTTACCCCCAATGGATATATGGTTGCCTACAATGGGTGGGGTAATAAGGAAGAG GTGGATCCTGATAATGTTAGGGTTTTAGAAGATGAAATTGTTGATCCCTTGGTAGAAGCTGAGAAGAAAGCAGAAGCAACTAAGCTAGCTCTTAAACGTAAGATTGCTCAAGCTGCTTCAGCTGATGTGGACTTTCAGTCAAAAAGCTTACCGGCAAAACTTCGTATCGAACCAGAAGACTCTGAGGATGTG AAAGCCGCAAAGCGTAAGAAAATACATGCTTTCAAGTCTAAGATGCGAAAGGAACAAATTGAAGTAACGCAGAATAAGAGACAAAATGCGTGGCAACAATTTCAGACCACGAAAGGTCGTGCCAAGAAG ATTGGATTCTTCTCGGGTCGTAAGAAGGAAAGCATATTCAAGTCTCCTGATGACCCGTTTGGTAAGGTTGGTGTGACGGGAAGTGGTAAAGGTCTGACCGATTTCCAAAGAAGGGAAAAGCATCTGCATCTCAAGGGAGCTAATGCTGAAAATGCAGAGGATTAG
- the LOC139885625 gene encoding putative UDP-glucuronate:xylan alpha-glucuronosyltransferase 4 translates to MASKSFFSKQKPFPSFGFLLICLMFTFIIHTTTYYNLHPDNDESLATTTRHLTAIEPPLPRWFEKLNFLINNKRSDKLKIGLVNINEEVDHARFTSLSDLTTINFEKVDKDIKWEDFFPEWVDEDEKYGPMKCPNIPMANSYDKVDVVVARVPEGVRDVFRLQVNLVVANVLVKSGLENGEVYVVFIGWSGPMWEIFRCDDIIWEESEYKIYKPDLKRLEEKVNLPVGSCMISSPSLLKPGRSTLNKHKLREAYVTVLHSSETYVCGAIVLAQSILQTNSTKDLILLADDSISPKSLRGLKSAGWKIKRIQRIKSPHAKKGAYNEYNYSKLRIWQLIDYDKVIFIDADLIVLKNLDEFFNYPQLSAVGNDKYLFNSGVILIEPSQCTFNNLMEKIYTFGSYNGGDQGYLNEAFTWWHRLHSNVNHLKVFQGTKNIKRQVPDNLYTIHYLGLKPWMCYKDYDCNWDMLDRRRFASDLAHKKWWNVYEAMDRKLRPFCGLTKQMDARIRKWRRIAKDSGLSDGHWKIKVKDKRQLDHT, encoded by the exons ATGGCATCAAAGTCATTTTTTTCAAAGCAAAAACCTTTCCCTTCTTTTGGTTTCCTTCTAATTTGTTTAATGTTTACATTTATAATCCACACAACAACTTATTATAATCTTCATCCCGATAACGACGAATCCCTAGCCACAACCACTCGTCATCTCACCGCCATAGAACCACCACTACCACGATGGTTTGAGAAACTCAATTTCTTAATCAATAACAAACGCTCAGATAAGCTAAAAATTGGGCTTGTCAACATTAATGAAGAAGTTGACCATGCCCGATTCACTAGCTTATCTGACTTAACCACAATAAATTTTGAAAAAGTAGACAAAGATATAAAATGGGAAGATTTTTTCCCCGAGTGGGTCGACGAGGACGAAAAGTACGGGCCAATGAAGTGCCCGAATATCCCGATGGCTAATTCGTACGACAAAGTGGATGTGGTGGTGGCTCGAGTCCCTGAGGGTGTTAGGGATGTGTTTAGGTTGCAAGTGAATTTAGTTGTGGCTAATGTGTTGGTGAAAAGTGGGCTAGAAAATGGTGAGGTTTATGTTGTGTTTATTGGGTGGTCAGGACCAATGTGGGAGATATTTAGGTGTGATGATATAATATGGGAAGAAAGTGAATACAAAATATATAAACCGGATTTAAAGAGACTTGAAGAAAAGGTGAATTTGCCTGTTGGTTCTTGCATGATTTCATCACCATCTTTATTAAAACCAG GTCGATCGACATTAAACAAACACAAATTACGAGAGGCGTACGTAACTGTCCTGCACTCATCAGAAACATATGTTTGTGGTGCAATAGTTTTAGCACAAAGCATTCTACAAACAAACTCCACAAAGGATCTAATTTTACTAGCCGATGATTCGATCTCTCCAAAATCGCTTCGAGGACTAAAATCCGCAGGATGGAAGATCAAGCGTATACAACGTATCAAAAGTCCCCATGCGAAAAAAGGTGCGTACAACGAGTATAACTATAGCAAGCTTCGAATATGGCAACTCATTGATTACGACAAAGTCATATTCATAGACGCCGATTTAATAGTTTTAAAGAACTTAGACGAGTTCTTTAACTACCCTCAACTGTCGGCAGTTGGAAATGACAAGTATTTATTCAACTCGGGTGTCATTTTAATCGAACCATCGCAATGCACGTTTAATAACCTAATGGAGAAGATATATACTTTTGGATCGTATAATGGAGGTGATCAAGGTTATCTTAACGAAGCGTTTACATGGTGGCATAGGTTACATTCGAATGTAAATCATCTAAAAGTTTTTCAAGGTACGAAAAACATAAAACGACAAGTTCCTGACAATTTATACACGATTCATTATTTGGGGTTGAAGCCATGGATGTGTTATAAGGATTATGATTGTAACTGGGATATGTTGGATCGTAGACGATTTGCTAGTGATTTGGCTCATAAAAAGTGGTGGAACGTTTATGAAGCGATGGATCGTAAGTTGAGGCCGTTTTGTGGGTTGACGAAACAAATGGATGCGCGAATACGGAAGTGGAGAAGAATAGCGAAGGATTCGGGTCTTAGTGATGGGCATTGGAAGATAAAGGTTAAAGATAAGAGACAGTTAGACCACACCTAA